CTGATCGAATTCCCGCGGGTGCGCGACAAGCTCGCCATGATGGCGGTGGAGATCACCGTCACACGCCAGCTCTCCTACTACGCGGCGCGCGAGAAGGACGAAGGGCGGCGCTGCGACCTCGAGGCCGGCATGGCGAAGCTCTTGGGCGCGCGCGTCGCCTGGGCCTGCGCCGACAATGCGCTGCAGATCCACGGCGGCAACGGCTTCGCGCTGGAATATCCGATCAGCCGCGTGCTGTGCGATGCCCGCATCCTGAACATCTTCGAGGGCGCCGCCGAGATCCAGGCGAACGTCATCGCGCGCCGGCTGCTGGAGGATCGCGCGAATTGAGCGAGACGCATCCGATCGACCGGCTGTTCGCGACCATCGCCGCCCGCAAGGGGGGCGATCCGGCATCATCCTATACCGCCGCGCTCCTCAAGGAGGGCGCCGCCAAATGCGCCAAGAAGTTCGGCGAGGAAGCGGTGGAGGCGGTGATCGCCGCGACGCTCGCGGACAAGGCGGCGCTCACCGCGGAATCGGCGGACGTGCTCTATCACCTCCTCGTCCTGTGGGCCGCGAGCGGCGTCACGCCGGACGACGTGTACGCCGCCCTCGCGGCGCGCGAAGGACAGTCGGGCCTCGCGGAAAAAGCCTCGCGCAAGAACACCTAGAGCGGATCGCCGCCTCACGGAATCGGCGATCCGCTCCAGGATATTGCTTGGTGGCTACTCCGCCGGATCGTCGGCCATCTGCTTGACGAGATCGAGCACGCGCTTGCGCAGCTTGGGATCCTTGATCTTCATGAAGGCGAGGCTGAGCTGGAGACCTTCGCCGCTGGAGACGAATTCCATCACCGGTGGAGAGGCTTCGCCCTCGGCAAACCCCGGGTTGCCGGAGAGCTGGTTGTTCACGCCTTCGTAGAAATAGTCGATCGGAACGCCGAGAATGCGGGACACTTCGAACAGGCGGCCCGCACCGATGCGGTTCACGCCCTTTTCGTATTTCTGCACTTGTTGAAATGTGAGGCCGAGCAATTCGCCCAGCCTTTCCTGACTCATGCCGATGAGCATGCGCCGCAGGCGGACGCGATTGCCCACCTGGCCGTCGATCGGATTGGCTTGTTTCTTTGGCACGGTAATTACACAACGCTCCGTTTCAGTCCGACCTTAGGCGAGCCGGCAGGTTGAGGGAAAGAACTAATTCAAGCACTTAACGCCGACCCTGTTTGCGGGAAAACGCCCAGAAAAGGGCTGCGGTGAGGAGCAACAATACAAGAAATGGCGAATCGCCAAAGCGCGCGAAGAGTGTCGGCGACAACGCTTGCGGCAGCAATGAGTCAACCACGCCGGTACGGTCCAGTTGCAATTGCGCGATCACGCGCCCGTTCGGATCGACCACCGCCGAGATACCGGTGTTGGCGGCGCGCGCGAGCGGCAGGCCTTCCTCGATGGCGCGCACGCGCGCGGCGAGCAGATGCTGGCGCGGGCCGGCCCAGGGACCGAACCAGGAATCGTCTGTGATGTTCAAAAGCCAATGGGGACGGGGTGTTCCGGCGACGGCGCCCGGAAACAAAATCTCGTAGCAGATCAAGGGGCTGGCGTCGGGCGCCCCGGGAATATCGACCGTATGCGGACCATCGCCGGCCGAGAAGCTGCCGGGAAAGCCGACCAGCTTGGTGACGCCGAGCGCGCGCAGCCAGGTCTCCAGCGGGAGGTATTCGCCGAACGGCACGAGATGGAATTTGTCGTAGGTCGCCGCGAGCCGCCCGCCGGGTGCGAAAACGTACAGACTGTTGAAATAGTAGCGGTCGCTACCCTCCCCGGATTGCACGCGCTGGTTGCCCGTAACGAGCGTTCGGTTTTTGCCCGTCAGCACCGCGATCTGGTCCAGCGCCTCGGGCGTGCGCTGAAGTAGCACAGGCGGCGCGGCCTCCGGCCAGATGATGACGCTGGGCGTCACGGCGGCGGGCTGTGTGCTGAGCGCGACCAGCCTCTGCCAATTGCGCATCACCAGGTCGCGGCGGTATTTCTCGTCCTGCGGGATGTTCGGCTGCACCAGACGCAGATGGACGGCCGCGACGGCGGCGGTCGGGGAGACCGCGAGACGAAGGGTGCCGCCCAGCCAAAGCGCGGCGAAGAGCGCCACCATGGCGAGCGGCAGGGCGCTGCGCCGCTCGCGGGCGAACAAGTCCGCCAGCGCGGCGCCCAGGAGCACGGTCAACAGCGATAGACCGTAGGCCCCGACGAAGGCGGCGCTTTGCAGGATTCCCAGCGAGGCGCCCCAGCCATAGGCGGGAAGATTCCACGGCAGGCCGGTGAGGACATGGCCGCGCAGCCACTCGGCGGCGGCATAGCAGGCGGCGAACAGGAAGATGCGCGACGGGCCGGGCCGCCACAGCGCCATCGCGGCCGCGCAGGCGGCCATGGCAAACAGCGCGAGGCCGCCGGGAAACAGGATGGCGACGAACGGGATCTGCCAGGCATGTTCGACCGGATCGACGAGAAACGGATAGAATATCCAGTGCATGCCGACGACGAATTGGCCGAAGCCGAAGCCCCAGCCCAACAGCGCGGCGCGCCGCACCGGCCGCGGCCCGCCGGCGCAGCCGTCGAGCAACAGGACCAGCGCGGCGAGGCCGAGCAGCAAGGCGGGGAAGAGGATGAAGGGCTCGAAGCCGAGCGCGTAAACGCCGCCGGCGGAAATCGCCGCGAGCAGGGCGCGCCAGCCGGACAGCGAACGGAGACGATCGCCGAGGCGCGGAAAGCTCGACCTCACGCCGGCTTCTCGTCCGTCTTGGGAGCTTCGGCGCGCGGCGGCGCGGGCGCGCGGACGCGCAGGCGCTTGATGCGCCTGGGATCGGCTTCGAGC
The nucleotide sequence above comes from Rhizomicrobium sp.. Encoded proteins:
- the lnt gene encoding apolipoprotein N-acyltransferase, encoding MRSSFPRLGDRLRSLSGWRALLAAISAGGVYALGFEPFILFPALLLGLAALVLLLDGCAGGPRPVRRAALLGWGFGFGQFVVGMHWIFYPFLVDPVEHAWQIPFVAILFPGGLALFAMAACAAAMALWRPGPSRIFLFAACYAAAEWLRGHVLTGLPWNLPAYGWGASLGILQSAAFVGAYGLSLLTVLLGAALADLFARERRSALPLAMVALFAALWLGGTLRLAVSPTAAVAAVHLRLVQPNIPQDEKYRRDLVMRNWQRLVALSTQPAAVTPSVIIWPEAAPPVLLQRTPEALDQIAVLTGKNRTLVTGNQRVQSGEGSDRYYFNSLYVFAPGGRLAATYDKFHLVPFGEYLPLETWLRALGVTKLVGFPGSFSAGDGPHTVDIPGAPDASPLICYEILFPGAVAGTPRPHWLLNITDDSWFGPWAGPRQHLLAARVRAIEEGLPLARAANTGISAVVDPNGRVIAQLQLDRTGVVDSLLPQALSPTLFARFGDSPFLVLLLLTAALFWAFSRKQGRR
- a CDS encoding phosphoribosyl-ATP diphosphatase, which produces MSETHPIDRLFATIAARKGGDPASSYTAALLKEGAAKCAKKFGEEAVEAVIAATLADKAALTAESADVLYHLLVLWAASGVTPDDVYAALAAREGQSGLAEKASRKNT
- a CDS encoding helix-turn-helix transcriptional regulator, coding for MPKKQANPIDGQVGNRVRLRRMLIGMSQERLGELLGLTFQQVQKYEKGVNRIGAGRLFEVSRILGVPIDYFYEGVNNQLSGNPGFAEGEASPPVMEFVSSGEGLQLSLAFMKIKDPKLRKRVLDLVKQMADDPAE